The sequence ATGAAGACATCCCGGCCGCGGTGACGCGCCGCCAGGATCAGCGCCATTAAGAAGGTCTTGTCACCCAGTTCGGCCAGGGTGATGGCGGTGAAGCTTGCCCCAAAAGCTGCCACCGCTGGATCGGAAGGAAGAGGAGTGCTCATCGCCGCAGGTTGCGCCGCAGCTCATGAAGAAGTCATGAGGTTTGCGGCGGATCCACGGCAGTTGTGAGCTCCACCAGCAGTACACACAGGCCGGGCCGGCTCTCGCCGAGGCGTAGCTCACCGCCGTGGCGGCGGGCGATGGCGCGGCCGATTGCCAGTCCCAGCCCGCTGTGGCCGCCGCGATCGGCGCCACTCCAGAAGCGATCGAACACCTGCTCCCGCTGGGCCGCCGGGATGCCGGGCCCCTGATCGCGTACTGCCACCTGCACCTGCCGTTTCGTCGTTGTCACGTCGAGGCTCACCCGGCCTCCCTCGGGGCTGTGGCGAATGGCATTGAGCACCAGGTTGGTGAACAGGCGCAGCAGTTCCTCGCTGTCGCCCTCCACCAGAACGCTGTGCTCTTCCGGCGCGGGACTGAGCCGCAGCTGGATCGCGCGCGCGGCCGCCTGGGGTGCGTAGCAGCGGATGAGATCCTCCAGCAGTTCCAGCAGATCGAACCGCTGCCAGTCCCGAGGTCGCCCGTCACTGCCGTCGCAGCTCTGCTGCAGCCGGGCCAGGGTCAGCAGATCCTCCAGCAGCTCGCCCATCCGACGGCTGAGGCGGTCGAGCTCAGGCCAGGCCAGGCCGGGGTGTGGGCGCAGTTCCAGCGGCACCCCCGCCAGCAGGGTGCGCAGGGCCGTGAGTGGATGGCGCAACTCGTGGGAGGCATCGGCGGTGAAGCGCTGCAAGGCACGCAGGTACTCCTGCATGGGGAGGAAGGCAGCCCGCAGCATGCGGCGGCCCGCCAACAGAGCCGCCAGAGCGGTGACGATGCCACCTAGCAGCAGACCGCGGCGCAGCCGTTCCAGATCGGCCAGAGCGGCACGGTCCGAGAGGGCCACCCGCACGTAACCAAGCCGTTGTTCCGTCGAAGTTGCGCCCGCCGCCTGGGGGAGGTTGTTCCCACTGGGATCGGCCCCAGCGTGCAGCGGCTCCGTTTGGACCACCTGAACGAGGCTGACGCCACCCGGCCAGCGCTGCCAGCTCGGGATGGAGGTGGACTGCGGCAGTGCCTCTTGCATGGCCGGCACGGCCAGGAAGCCCTGTTCGCTGAGCAACTGGCCATGTCGTATCGAACCATTGCACCCGCTGCTGAACCAACGCCGGAACGGCGATCCGCTGCGGACCGGCCCGGAACTTGGCACGCCCTTCCGCCTCGCCCATCTCATGGGCGATCAGGGGCAGCTGGGCCGCGGCCGTGGCGGCCAGCTGGCCAGCTCGGTGCGCTGGTCCTCGCCCCGCTGCACAGCGATGCCCCAATAGAGGGTGCCGGAGAAGGACAGCAGCAGCAGCAACGCGAAGCCGCCACCCTGCAGGAGGAGCCGGCGTTTGAGCTGCAGCGGATCAGTCGGTAGCGCTTGCGTGGAGCCGGCAGCCATGGCCATACACCGTTTCGATCAGGTTCGGATCACAGCCAGCGGCAGTGAGCTTCTGACGCAGGTTGCGCATCTGGGCGCGTAGGGCGTCCTCGCCGACGACGCGGCGGCCATCGGCGCAGGCGTGCAGCAGCTCACTCTTGCGGCAGCTGGCGCCGCGGGCGCGCAGCAGCTGCTCCAGCAGCAGGGCCTCCTTGGGGGTGAGCTCCAGGGGATGCCCACGCACCAACGCCACGGTCTGACCGGGCTGGAGCGCCAGCGGACCCAGCACAACTGGCTCTGCAGGGGGCGATTGGCGCGGCGCAGCAGGGCCGCCAGCCGCACCCGCAACAGCTCGGGATCGAAAGGCTTGACGACGTAGTCATCGGCGCCTCCCTCGAAGCCGAGCAGCTTGTCGGTGCGTCCATCACGGGCGGTGAGCATCAGCACCAGCGGCTGATGGCACGGCAGCCGGCGCAGCTGCCGGCAGAGCGTCAGGCCGTCGGTGTCGGGCAAGCCGAGATCGAGCAGCACCAGATCGAAGCGCTCCTGCTTCAGCCAGCCCATCGCCTCGCCCCCCGTGCCCGCGACCTCAAGGCCATAGCCCCACTGGAGCAGCAGCCGTTGCATGGCCTCCTGGAGGGTCGGGTCGTCCTCGACGAGCAGGAGCTTCATGGCCGTCCCACTCCCTGATCAGAGGGCTCCATCCGTCTGAGCCGCGCTCTCCAGTTGCAGCGTGCTCTTGCGGATTCCAAACGCTTCCAGCCGTCGCTGGGCCGAGGCCAGGAGCTGATCCCGGCTGAGACCCTCACGCAGCAGGCGATCGGGATCAATCACCACATGCGCGGTGAGGGCTGTGCGGGAGGTGCTCAGCCCCCAGACATGCAGTTTCTCCACCTCAAGCACTGCAGGCAGCGACGCCAGAGCCTGCTCCACCTCCATGAGATCGACATGGCGCGGGGCGGCGTCGAGGGTGAGGGCGAGCGCCTCGCGCAACAGGCCCAGGGCGCTCCAGATCACCGCGGCCCCCACGCCAATGGCCGTGACGGCATCGAGCCACAGCCAGCTGGTGGCCCCCACCACCAGGGCGCTCAGCAGCACCGCCACCGAGACGGCGGCATCGGTGAGCAGATGCAGCACCGCCGCCCGCTGGTTGAGGTCGTGGTGGTGGTCGTGGCCGAACAGGCGGGCCGAGAGCAGGTTGATGGCGATGCCGGCGGCCGCCGCCCAGGCCACCGGGCCCACGATCAGCGGCACCGGGTTGAACAGACGCTGGATCGCTTCCACCACCACCACCGCACCGGCCGCGAAGATCAGCAGGCCGTTCACCAGCGACACGATCTGGGTGCTGCGGCCGAATCCGTAGGTGAAGCGCCCGCGGGCCGGCCGGCAGCTGAGACGATCCGCCCCCCAGCCCAGGGCCAGGCTGACCACATCGCCGAGGTTGTGGAGGGCATCGCCGATCAGCGCCAGCGAGCCGAAGCCAAAGCCCACCACCAGCTGCAGGGCAGTGAGGCCGCTGTTGAGGGCGATGCTCCAGCGGAAGGCCCTTCCGGCCTGACCGTCTGGTTGCTGGCCATGGCTGTGGTCGTGATGGTGATCATCGCCAGGCCCATGGGGGTGATCGTGAGGTTCTGCTCCGTGCCCGTGCTGGCCGCCCATGGCTCAGGTCTCCTGCTGGGCCGTCAGGTAGAGGGCGATCATCTCCTCCATCCCCTGCTGGGTGCGGCCATGGGGCCTGAGGCCCTTGGCGGCCCAGACCCGATCGAGCTCCATGCGCAGCTCTTCTGGAATCCAGCAGGAGAGCAGCACCTTGCCTTCTCGGCTGGAGGAACAGCGCTTGGCGGCCATCGACACCCCCGTGGTCATTACCAAACTGTATACATGTAGATGACTTGGTCTGCCCTCCCTTGACCACTGCCGTCCAATCCTCCAGATCCGCTCACCGCCGTTCCTACCTCTGGCGTCATGGCGGGCGAACCCTTGAAATCGCCATGACGGACCAGGGGGGCAGCGGCCCGGCCTGGTTGCTGCTGCCGGCGCTGAGCACGATCTCCAGCCGTCAGGAATGGCAGCCCTTCTGCGATGCCATTCCTGACGGCCCGGGTGAGCCATCCGAGCGACCCCGGCTGATCAGCCTTGACTGGCCAGGGTTCGGGGAGAGTGATCGGCCTCGGCTGCCGTACGACGCCGAGCTCCTGGCCCTGTTCCTGGCTGATGTCCGACGCGAGGTCTGCCCGACCGACTGTGGTCTGATCGCCGCTGGCCATGCCGCCGGCATCGCCCTGCTCGCCGCTGAGCACCATGGCCTGGAGTTTCGCGAGTGGGTGTTGGTGGCCCCCACCTGGCGCGGGCCGCTGCCGACGATGGCCGGCCGCCGTAGCCGCGCTTTCCCGGCGATCCGTTCCCTGGTGGAGGCGCCGCTGCTCGGGCCCCTGCTCTACCGGCTCAACACCACCACAGCCATGCTCGGCTGGATGAGCCGCCGCCACGTGGATGTGGCCGGTCACGGCCTGAGCCCCGAGGGCCTTGCTGCGCGGCAGCGGATCGCCCGCCAGCTGGGGGCACGTTTCGCCAGCTCTTCCTTCGTGACCGGAGGCCTCGATCCCTACGACGCCCCCCAGGGCTGGCTTGAAGCAGCACAAGACCTGAAGAGTCCGCTGACGGTGGCGATCGCCGACCAGGCGCCGCCGAAATCCCTTGCAGCGATGCAGGCCCTGGCGGCGGTGGCCGATCACACCCTGCATCTCCCCGGCCGGCTTGGGGCCCATGAGGAATGCGGGCGGGAGCTGGCCGCCCTGCTCCGCCGATGCTGAGATACCTGGCCCCCCTGCCCCGTGGTGTGTGTCTGGTGGGCCTGATCAGCCGGGTGAGAGGCAAGTCAGTGGCCAGCTGACAACCGGACCATGAACACGGCTCCCTGTCCTGCTGCAGACCGAACAGTGATCGCACCGCCATGGTGACGTGCGATCGCCTGAGCGATGGCTAACC is a genomic window of Cyanobium sp. NS01 containing:
- a CDS encoding alpha/beta fold hydrolase — its product is MTDQGGSGPAWLLLPALSTISSRQEWQPFCDAIPDGPGEPSERPRLISLDWPGFGESDRPRLPYDAELLALFLADVRREVCPTDCGLIAAGHAAGIALLAAEHHGLEFREWVLVAPTWRGPLPTMAGRRSRAFPAIRSLVEAPLLGPLLYRLNTTTAMLGWMSRRHVDVAGHGLSPEGLAARQRIARQLGARFASSSFVTGGLDPYDAPQGWLEAAQDLKSPLTVAIADQAPPKSLAAMQALAAVADHTLHLPGRLGAHEECGRELAALLRRC
- a CDS encoding cell wall metabolism sensor histidine kinase WalK; amino-acid sequence: MLSEQGFLAVPAMQEALPQSTSIPSWQRWPGGVSLVQVVQTEPLHAGADPSGNNLPQAAGATSTEQRLGYVRVALSDRAALADLERLRRGLLLGGIVTALAALLAGRRMLRAAFLPMQEYLRALQRFTADASHELRHPLTALRTLLAGVPLELRPHPGLAWPELDRLSRRMGELLEDLLTLARLQQSCDGSDGRPRDWQRFDLLELLEDLIRCYAPQAAARAIQLRLSPAPEEHSVLVEGDSEELLRLFTNLVLNAIRHSPEGGRVSLDVTTTKRQVQVAVRDQGPGIPAAQREQVFDRFWSGADRGGHSGLGLAIGRAIARRHGGELRLGESRPGLCVLLVELTTAVDPPQTS
- a CDS encoding transcriptional regulator, with translation MLGPLALQPGQTVALVRGHPLELTPKEALLLEQLLRARGASCRKSELLHACADGRRVVGEDALRAQMRNLRQKLTAAGCDPNLIETVYGHGCRLHASATD
- a CDS encoding cation diffusion facilitator family transporter; this encodes MGGQHGHGAEPHDHPHGPGDDHHHDHSHGQQPDGQAGRAFRWSIALNSGLTALQLVVGFGFGSLALIGDALHNLGDVVSLALGWGADRLSCRPARGRFTYGFGRSTQIVSLVNGLLIFAAGAVVVVEAIQRLFNPVPLIVGPVAWAAAAGIAINLLSARLFGHDHHHDLNQRAAVLHLLTDAAVSVAVLLSALVVGATSWLWLDAVTAIGVGAAVIWSALGLLREALALTLDAAPRHVDLMEVEQALASLPAVLEVEKLHVWGLSTSRTALTAHVVIDPDRLLREGLSRDQLLASAQRRLEAFGIRKSTLQLESAAQTDGAL